One genomic region from Mycobacteriales bacterium encodes:
- a CDS encoding aldose 1-epimerase family protein, translating into MTEDHRPPSGRQHPIVAGDHRAVAVEVGGGIRRYDVEGQVVVAGYGESMMAPKCAGSVLAPWPNRIGGGRYRFAGADHHLALTEPDAGNAIHGLARWARWTTVDERSDSVTLAHDVPPQTGYPFEVVVTVRWTVGPDGLRADHTATNLGDLPAPFGLGVHPYLDLAGAAFDDVWLQVPADRRLLVDDHQIPVGAEAVDGTAYDLRDGRRLGPLRLDTGFGDLRRGEDGLARVRLSVSERRSVEVWMDESFGFVQAFTGDKFDGRADALAVEPMTCAPDAFNSGDGLVVLAPGEEWRGAWGINPG; encoded by the coding sequence CACCGTGCCGTCGCTGTCGAGGTCGGCGGCGGCATACGGCGCTACGACGTCGAGGGCCAGGTCGTCGTCGCCGGCTACGGCGAGTCGATGATGGCGCCGAAGTGCGCGGGGTCGGTGCTCGCCCCGTGGCCCAACCGCATCGGCGGCGGCCGCTACCGGTTCGCCGGCGCGGATCATCACCTCGCGTTGACCGAGCCCGACGCCGGTAACGCGATCCACGGACTGGCGCGGTGGGCCCGGTGGACCACCGTCGACGAGCGCAGCGACTCGGTCACCCTGGCGCACGACGTGCCACCGCAGACCGGCTACCCTTTCGAGGTCGTCGTGACGGTGCGGTGGACCGTCGGCCCGGACGGCCTGCGTGCCGACCACACCGCGACCAATCTCGGCGATCTGCCCGCGCCGTTCGGGCTCGGTGTGCATCCCTACCTCGACCTCGCTGGGGCCGCGTTCGACGACGTCTGGCTGCAGGTGCCCGCCGACCGCCGGCTGCTCGTCGACGACCACCAGATCCCGGTGGGCGCGGAGGCCGTCGACGGGACGGCGTACGACCTGCGCGACGGCCGCCGCCTCGGCCCGCTGCGGCTGGACACCGGATTCGGCGATCTGCGCCGCGGCGAGGACGGTTTGGCGCGGGTGCGGCTGTCGGTGAGCGAGCGTCGCTCCGTCGAGGTGTGGATGGATGAGTCGTTCGGCTTCGTACAGGCCTTCACCGGCGACAAGTTCGACGGCCGCGCCGACGCGTTGGCGGTCGAGCCGATGACCTGCGCCCCCGATGCGTTCAACTCCGGCGACGGGCTGGTGGTGCTCGCACCGGGTGAGGAATGGCGCGGCGCGTGGGGAATCAACCCGGGCTGA
- a CDS encoding nitroreductase family deazaflavin-dependent oxidoreductase: protein MSEPHYAKPGWFTRHVFNPMVAGLTRAGVSVLGSRVLQVRGRKSGQVRETPVNLLTLDTVRYLVAPRGTTQWVRNIRVSGEGGLRLGRHTEQFTAVEIPDAEKPPILRAYLRRWKAEVGVFFGGVGPDSSDGELLKIGPDHPVFRVDPAPTHPKAS from the coding sequence ATGAGCGAACCGCACTACGCCAAGCCCGGCTGGTTCACCCGGCACGTCTTCAATCCGATGGTCGCGGGGCTGACCCGGGCCGGTGTCAGCGTGCTGGGCTCCCGCGTGCTGCAGGTGCGCGGCCGCAAGAGCGGGCAGGTGCGTGAGACGCCGGTGAACCTGCTGACCTTGGACACGGTGCGCTACCTCGTGGCTCCGCGCGGTACGACGCAGTGGGTGCGCAACATCCGGGTCTCCGGTGAGGGTGGGTTGCGGCTCGGCCGGCACACCGAGCAGTTCACCGCGGTGGAGATTCCGGACGCGGAGAAGCCGCCCATCCTGCGCGCCTACCTGCGCCGGTGGAAGGCGGAGGTCGGAGTCTTCTTCGGCGGGGTCGGGCCCGACTCCTCGGACGGCGAACTCCTGAAGATCGGCCCCGACCATCCGGTCTTCCGGGTCGACCCGGCGCCGACGCACCCGAAGGCTTCCTGA
- a CDS encoding maleylpyruvate isomerase family mycothiol-dependent enzyme, translating to MGAEVWPMLHEERSDFVDYLRTLTPADWDKPSLVEGWRVKDVVAHLIAGAKSTPPKFLRAMIGAGMSFDTMNAKAISREVDRTPDEFVSALESLVATRTRPGTALLGEIIVHGEDVRRALGTPGTYATEHLTVVADNYRKAGAPIRGKQRTKALALTATDTDWSAGDGAPVSGPMLALVLAMTGRPVGLGELTGDGVTVLAERQKLS from the coding sequence ATGGGTGCCGAGGTGTGGCCGATGCTGCACGAAGAGCGGTCCGACTTCGTCGACTATCTGCGGACCCTCACCCCGGCCGACTGGGACAAGCCGTCGCTCGTGGAGGGGTGGCGGGTCAAGGATGTCGTCGCGCACCTGATCGCGGGCGCGAAGAGCACCCCACCGAAATTCCTCCGCGCGATGATCGGCGCCGGGATGTCCTTCGACACGATGAACGCGAAGGCCATCAGCCGCGAGGTTGACCGCACCCCGGACGAGTTCGTCTCGGCGCTCGAGTCGCTGGTGGCGACCCGGACGCGTCCGGGTACGGCGCTGCTCGGCGAGATCATCGTCCACGGCGAGGACGTGCGCCGGGCGCTCGGCACGCCCGGTACCTACGCCACCGAACACCTCACCGTCGTCGCCGACAACTACCGGAAGGCCGGCGCCCCGATCCGGGGCAAGCAGCGCACCAAGGCCCTCGCGCTGACCGCCACCGACACCGACTGGTCGGCCGGGGACGGCGCTCCGGTCTCCGGGCCGATGCTCGCGCTGGTCCTGGCGATGACCGGTCGCCCGGTCGGACTTGGTGAGCTGACCGGCGACGGCGTAACTGTCCTGGCCGAACGTCAGAAGCTGTCGTAG
- a CDS encoding alpha-galactosidase gives MDDGSAELALDDRSGGIGRDGLISWTAGGVSLLLSAPPDAPVALVGLRAGETPQWSEAAVEKAPPLVELSFDAAGRSGSSPAAQHREYTGSRALRYHRHALGDDGESLEVIQRDPVTGLEVTTRFEHLAGAQALRTSTTLENLGGYTVRVQYVSTLTLTGFVEPPARAFPDALRLHYARNAWTAEFRWQDVSLEQAGIVEIAGPGGRGSSRGRFAIQSTGTWSTGDYLPVGAIDNVETGETWAWQIEHNGGWQWQALDRAGDVYVGLSGPTDTEHQWSAELRPGDRFTTVPAAIAVTTGGFAAGLAELNRYRRAMRRPNDDNRTLPVIFNDYMNCLNGDPTTEKLLPLIETASRLGSEYFVIDAGWYADGPGWWDTVGAWEPSTRRFPDGGLRAVTDRIHAAGMRPGVWVEPEVVGVDSPIADTLPADAFFQRDGQRIVESGRYQLDYRHPAVIERMDQVVDRLVADFGLGYFKFDYNINPGLGTDVGGGDRGQALLDHNRAYSRWLDGIFARHPGLVIENCSSGGMRVDYSQLSRMSIQSTTDQTDPLHFVPIAAAAPSALTPEQAANWAYPQPDWSDDVNALTMVNAMLGRIHLSGRVDLLDAGQLSLVSDAIGVYKEIRSQLPQSDPFWPLGLPGWYDAWCSLGLRTQDEDLIAVWRRGGEQTTRLPLPQLRGRAVTTEVLYPRGSKARAYWDQGEGTLDVTLPDAPSACLLRVRDA, from the coding sequence ATGGACGACGGATCAGCCGAACTCGCCCTGGACGACCGGAGCGGCGGGATCGGCCGCGACGGGCTGATTTCCTGGACGGCCGGCGGCGTATCGCTGCTGCTGTCGGCGCCGCCGGACGCGCCGGTCGCACTGGTGGGGCTGCGCGCGGGAGAGACGCCGCAGTGGTCGGAGGCCGCTGTCGAGAAGGCTCCCCCGTTGGTCGAGCTCAGCTTCGACGCCGCGGGCCGATCGGGCTCCAGTCCGGCCGCGCAGCACCGCGAGTACACCGGGTCGCGGGCCCTGCGCTACCACCGCCACGCATTGGGCGACGATGGCGAAAGCCTCGAGGTCATCCAGCGCGACCCGGTGACCGGTCTCGAGGTGACAACGCGGTTCGAGCATCTGGCCGGCGCGCAGGCGCTGCGCACGTCGACCACGCTGGAGAACCTCGGCGGCTACACGGTGCGCGTCCAGTACGTCTCGACGCTCACGTTGACCGGGTTCGTCGAGCCGCCGGCCCGCGCGTTTCCGGACGCCCTCCGGCTGCACTACGCGCGCAACGCCTGGACGGCCGAATTCCGCTGGCAGGACGTGAGCCTGGAGCAGGCCGGGATCGTGGAGATCGCCGGCCCCGGTGGCCGCGGCTCGTCCAGGGGGCGGTTCGCGATCCAGAGCACGGGCACCTGGTCGACCGGTGACTACCTGCCGGTCGGCGCGATCGACAACGTCGAGACCGGCGAGACGTGGGCCTGGCAGATCGAGCACAACGGCGGATGGCAGTGGCAGGCCCTCGACCGGGCCGGCGACGTCTACGTCGGGCTGAGCGGGCCGACCGACACCGAGCATCAGTGGTCGGCCGAGTTGCGGCCCGGCGACCGTTTCACCACCGTGCCCGCGGCGATCGCCGTCACCACCGGCGGTTTCGCGGCCGGGCTCGCGGAGCTCAACCGCTACCGCCGCGCGATGCGCCGCCCCAACGACGACAACCGCACGCTGCCGGTCATCTTCAACGACTACATGAACTGCCTGAACGGCGACCCGACCACCGAGAAGCTGCTGCCGCTCATCGAGACCGCGAGCCGGCTCGGCAGCGAATACTTCGTCATCGACGCCGGCTGGTACGCCGACGGCCCCGGATGGTGGGACACGGTCGGGGCGTGGGAGCCGTCGACCAGGCGGTTCCCCGACGGCGGGTTGCGCGCGGTCACCGACCGGATCCACGCCGCCGGCATGCGCCCTGGTGTGTGGGTGGAGCCGGAGGTCGTCGGCGTCGACAGCCCGATCGCCGACACCCTCCCCGCCGACGCGTTCTTCCAGCGCGACGGGCAGCGCATCGTCGAGAGCGGCCGTTACCAACTCGACTACCGCCACCCCGCGGTGATCGAGCGCATGGACCAGGTGGTCGACCGGCTCGTCGCCGACTTCGGCCTTGGCTACTTCAAGTTCGACTACAACATCAACCCCGGCCTGGGCACCGACGTCGGCGGCGGCGATCGGGGTCAGGCACTGCTCGACCACAACCGCGCGTACAGCCGATGGCTGGACGGCATCTTCGCCCGGCATCCCGGCCTCGTCATCGAGAACTGCTCCTCGGGCGGGATGCGCGTCGACTACAGCCAACTGAGCCGGATGTCCATCCAGTCGACGACCGACCAGACCGACCCGCTGCACTTCGTCCCGATCGCGGCGGCGGCGCCCTCGGCGCTCACCCCGGAACAGGCCGCCAACTGGGCCTACCCGCAGCCGGACTGGTCCGACGACGTCAACGCCCTCACGATGGTCAACGCGATGCTCGGCCGGATCCACCTCAGCGGCCGGGTCGATCTGCTCGACGCGGGCCAGCTGTCCCTGGTGTCCGACGCGATCGGCGTCTACAAGGAGATCCGGTCGCAGCTGCCGCAGAGCGACCCGTTCTGGCCGCTCGGTCTGCCCGGCTGGTACGACGCCTGGTGCAGCCTCGGTCTGCGTACTCAGGACGAGGACCTGATCGCGGTGTGGCGCCGCGGTGGCGAGCAGACGACGCGGCTCCCGCTGCCCCAGCTCCGGGGCCGGGCGGTGACCACCGAGGTGCTGTATCCGCGGGGCAGCAAGGCCCGGGCCTACTGGGATCAGGGCGAAGGCACGCTCGACGTCACACTGCCGGACGCACCGAGCGCGTGCCTGCTCCGGGTACGCGACGCCTGA